Proteins from a single region of Demequina sp. NBRC 110054:
- a CDS encoding GspE/PulE family protein, whose product MKQLGSILLEEGLVTEDQLMDAIDAQQQRGQSLGRTLVELGMLTEPQLVKALASQVGMEFVELTDYQVDRTAVSLVSAQVCRRHSALPLGFEDGMLKLAMSNPGNVVAVDDFQSLTNYKILPVVAAHDDLLQAIDRYCRADHEIEDLQGSLEDEAVEDLSDMSAVVEDDAPIVRFVNLLITQAIQDRASDIHIEPGEKELRVRYRIDGVLHEMQRAPKALQNGVLSRLKIMADMDIAERRKPQDGRLSVNHQGKKIDLRVAALPTVWGEKIVMRILDNSTATMELADLGIREGNYQIFSSSFTKPYGMILVTGPTGSGKSTTLYATLNQIARPEINVITVEDPVEYRIEGINQVQVNVKAGLTFAGALRSILRADPDVVLLGEIRDHETAQIAIEAALTGHLVLSTLHTNDAPSAITRLIEMDIEPFLVGSAVDCVVAQRLARRVCQRCCEEYTPTESEVARFNWTETEMPTLVKAMGCNSCSNTGYRGRVALHEIMPVNEEIERLAVDRASAAEITRAAKKAGMESLLEDGWAKAQDGLTTVEELLRVVK is encoded by the coding sequence GTGAAGCAGCTCGGTTCGATCCTCCTTGAGGAGGGACTGGTCACCGAGGACCAGCTCATGGACGCGATCGACGCGCAACAGCAGCGCGGTCAGTCCCTGGGCCGCACGCTGGTCGAGCTCGGCATGCTCACCGAGCCGCAGCTCGTGAAGGCACTCGCGAGCCAGGTCGGCATGGAGTTCGTCGAGCTCACCGACTACCAGGTGGACCGCACTGCCGTATCGCTCGTCTCCGCCCAGGTATGCCGCCGGCACTCGGCGCTTCCCCTCGGGTTCGAGGACGGCATGCTCAAGCTCGCGATGTCGAACCCGGGCAACGTCGTCGCCGTCGACGACTTCCAGTCGCTGACCAACTACAAGATCCTTCCCGTCGTCGCCGCGCACGACGACCTGCTGCAGGCGATCGACCGGTACTGCCGTGCCGACCACGAGATCGAGGACCTCCAGGGCTCGCTCGAGGACGAGGCCGTCGAGGATCTGTCGGACATGTCCGCGGTCGTCGAGGACGACGCGCCCATCGTCCGCTTCGTGAACCTGCTCATCACCCAGGCCATCCAGGACCGTGCCTCGGACATCCACATCGAGCCGGGGGAGAAGGAGCTGCGGGTCCGCTACCGCATCGACGGTGTGCTCCACGAGATGCAGCGCGCTCCGAAGGCCCTGCAGAACGGCGTGCTGTCCCGCCTCAAGATCATGGCCGACATGGACATCGCCGAGCGCCGCAAGCCGCAGGACGGCCGTCTGTCCGTCAACCACCAGGGCAAGAAGATCGACCTCCGCGTCGCCGCGCTGCCCACGGTGTGGGGCGAGAAGATCGTCATGCGTATCCTCGACAACTCCACGGCGACGATGGAGCTCGCGGATCTCGGCATCCGCGAGGGCAACTACCAGATCTTCTCGTCGTCCTTCACCAAGCCCTACGGCATGATCCTCGTGACAGGCCCGACCGGCTCGGGAAAGTCCACGACGCTGTACGCGACCCTCAACCAGATCGCGCGACCCGAGATCAACGTCATCACAGTCGAGGACCCGGTCGAGTACCGCATCGAGGGCATCAACCAGGTGCAGGTGAACGTCAAGGCGGGCCTCACCTTCGCCGGCGCCCTGCGATCCATCCTTCGTGCCGACCCCGACGTCGTGCTCCTTGGTGAGATCCGCGACCACGAGACCGCGCAGATCGCGATCGAGGCGGCGCTCACCGGTCACCTTGTGCTGTCGACCCTCCACACGAACGACGCTCCGTCGGCCATCACGCGACTCATCGAGATGGACATCGAACCGTTCCTCGTGGGGTCCGCCGTGGACTGCGTGGTCGCCCAGCGCCTCGCGCGCCGCGTATGTCAGCGCTGCTGCGAGGAGTACACGCCGACCGAGTCCGAGGTGGCGCGCTTCAACTGGACCGAGACCGAGATGCCCACCCTCGTCAAGGCGATGGGCTGCAACTCGTGCTCGAACACCGGCTACCGCGGACGCGTCGCGCTCCACGAGATCATGCCGGTGAACGAGGAGATCGAGCGGCTCGCAGTCGATCGCGCCTCGGCCGCGGAGATCACCCGTGCCGCGAAGAAGGCGGGCATGGAGTCGCTCCTTGAGGACGGCTGGGCGAAGGCCCAGGATGGCCTCACGACGGTCGAGGAGCTTCTGCGTGTCGTCAAGTAG
- a CDS encoding shikimate dehydrogenase codes for MSSSPRRAGVLGHPIAHSLSPVLHRAAYAELGLDWEYDAYDVTEEGLGDFIGGLGPEWAGLSLTMPLKVAAMPLMDFVEPMAKLVGALNTVVVQHVGSQRQLVGANTDVHGIVAALREGGLERVNSAVVIGGGATATSTLAALGQLGCTSPVVAVRNRGRAGGLVRAASRMGVSPVLVPLGTDDADDAVVARACQADVVVSTIPASAGAALGARVHSVRGVLLDVVYDPLVTPLAESWLAGGGTFVGGQRMLLHQAAEQVRLMTGRTVQIRTLSDALAQV; via the coding sequence GTGAGCTCTTCGCCGCGCAGGGCGGGGGTGCTCGGGCACCCCATCGCCCATTCGCTCTCGCCGGTGCTGCATCGTGCTGCGTACGCCGAGCTCGGGCTCGACTGGGAGTACGACGCGTACGACGTCACGGAGGAAGGCCTCGGTGACTTCATCGGCGGCCTCGGCCCGGAGTGGGCCGGACTGTCGCTGACCATGCCGCTCAAGGTCGCGGCCATGCCGCTGATGGACTTCGTGGAGCCCATGGCGAAGCTGGTCGGCGCTCTCAACACGGTCGTCGTCCAGCACGTCGGCTCTCAGCGTCAGCTCGTCGGCGCGAACACCGACGTCCACGGCATCGTCGCCGCGCTTCGCGAGGGCGGCCTCGAGCGGGTGAACTCTGCCGTGGTGATCGGCGGGGGAGCGACCGCCACCTCGACGCTCGCCGCGCTCGGGCAGCTGGGCTGCACCTCGCCCGTGGTCGCCGTCCGCAACCGGGGGCGCGCCGGGGGACTGGTGCGCGCCGCGTCGCGCATGGGCGTCTCGCCTGTGCTCGTGCCGCTCGGCACGGACGATGCGGACGATGCGGTCGTCGCGCGAGCATGCCAAGCGGACGTGGTCGTCTCGACGATCCCGGCGTCGGCGGGCGCAGCGCTCGGCGCACGCGTCCACTCGGTTCGAGGCGTGCTCCTGGACGTGGTCTACGACCCGCTCGTGACACCCTTGGCCGAGTCGTGGCTCGCGGGTGGCGGCACCTTCGTGGGAGGTCAACGCATGCTCCTCCACCAGGCAGCCGAGCAGGTGCGCCTCATGACGGGCAGGACCGTCCAGATTCGGACATTGAGCGACGCGCTAGCCCAAGTGTGA
- the mltG gene encoding endolytic transglycosylase MltG, which translates to MTDLFEAEPTSTTSLDMRRLQRRKRRATRRKWTLVATAVGLVVLALGGSIAYNFFQSLGGGEVAIEDFEGTGQGTVQVIIESGDTGAQIAQTLYDAGVVASTEAFIQAYNDNPDSASIQAGYYFMQREMSAASAVLQLLDPDYREIRTITVVEGKTLDTYYQKIADLTDYTKEEVAEAAEDTEALGLPEEAEGNLEGWLFPSTYSFNPGVTPTDVLSTMVSTTISVLERNGVSEENWEETLIVASLVEREARQDKDRAKIAGVIYNRLDLDMMLQLDSTVKYISPSEGVFTSDDERAIDSPYNTYLYTGLPPGPIAGPGEASIQAAIDPANHDYLYFVTVNLTTGKTKYAETYEEHLVNVQQLQEWYAKNSDD; encoded by the coding sequence ATGACTGACCTGTTCGAGGCCGAGCCAACGTCGACCACGTCGCTCGACATGCGCCGCCTGCAGCGGCGCAAGCGCCGTGCGACGCGACGCAAGTGGACCCTGGTGGCCACCGCCGTCGGATTGGTCGTGCTCGCGCTGGGCGGCTCGATCGCCTACAACTTCTTCCAGTCGCTCGGTGGCGGCGAGGTCGCGATCGAGGACTTCGAGGGCACCGGTCAGGGCACGGTCCAGGTCATCATCGAGTCGGGTGACACGGGCGCGCAGATCGCGCAGACCCTGTACGACGCGGGCGTCGTCGCCTCGACCGAGGCCTTCATCCAGGCCTACAACGACAACCCGGACTCCGCGAGCATCCAGGCGGGCTACTACTTCATGCAGCGCGAGATGTCCGCCGCGTCGGCCGTGCTCCAGCTGCTCGACCCCGACTACCGCGAGATCCGCACGATCACCGTGGTCGAGGGCAAGACGCTCGACACGTACTACCAGAAGATCGCCGACCTCACGGATTACACCAAGGAGGAGGTCGCGGAGGCCGCGGAGGACACCGAGGCGCTCGGACTGCCCGAGGAGGCGGAGGGAAACCTCGAGGGCTGGCTGTTCCCGTCGACGTACTCGTTCAACCCCGGCGTCACCCCCACGGACGTGCTGTCGACCATGGTGTCGACCACGATCTCCGTGCTCGAGCGCAACGGCGTCTCGGAGGAGAACTGGGAGGAGACCCTGATCGTCGCCTCCCTCGTGGAGCGCGAGGCCCGTCAGGACAAGGACCGCGCGAAGATCGCGGGCGTGATCTACAACCGCCTCGATCTCGACATGATGCTCCAGCTCGACTCGACGGTGAAGTACATCTCGCCCTCGGAGGGCGTCTTCACGTCGGACGACGAGCGTGCGATCGACAGCCCGTACAACACCTACCTGTACACGGGGCTGCCCCCGGGCCCGATCGCCGGCCCCGGTGAGGCATCGATCCAGGCCGCGATCGATCCCGCGAACCACGACTACCTCTACTTCGTGACCGTCAACCTCACGACCGGCAAGACCAAGTACGCCGAGACGTACGAGGAGCACCTGGTCAATGTGCAGCAGCTCCAGGAGTGGTACGCGAAGAACAGCGACGACTGA
- the ruvX gene encoding Holliday junction resolvase RuvX: MDRHVRLGVDVGTVRVGVAASDPDGLMAFPVGTVQRSPKAVQEVADLVAERSATEVFVGLPRTLKGREGTSAADARDFAARLAELTPATVRLIDERFSTASASRQMSAAGRSAKAQRQVIDQAAAVVILETALEVQKRDNLGSVTTEVPSSKGNDD; the protein is encoded by the coding sequence GTGGATAGGCACGTGCGCCTCGGCGTCGACGTCGGCACAGTCCGCGTCGGCGTCGCCGCGAGCGACCCCGACGGCCTGATGGCCTTCCCCGTCGGCACCGTGCAGCGGTCGCCGAAGGCGGTGCAGGAGGTCGCCGACCTCGTCGCGGAGCGTTCCGCGACCGAGGTCTTCGTGGGGCTGCCGCGTACACTGAAGGGGCGCGAGGGCACCTCCGCGGCCGACGCGCGGGACTTCGCCGCGCGGCTCGCGGAACTCACACCCGCTACAGTGCGTTTGATCGACGAGCGGTTCTCGACCGCCTCGGCGTCGCGGCAGATGAGCGCCGCCGGGCGATCCGCCAAGGCACAGCGCCAGGTCATCGACCAGGCGGCCGCCGTGGTGATCCTCGAGACCGCTCTGGAAGTGCAGAAGAGAGACAACCTCGGCTCGGTGACGACCGAGGTCCCGTCCAGCAAGGGGAACGATGACTGA